In Aspergillus luchuensis IFO 4308 DNA, chromosome 1, nearly complete sequence, the following are encoded in one genomic region:
- a CDS encoding uncharacterized protein (COG:S;~EggNog:ENOG410Q23K;~InterPro:IPR036404), giving the protein MNTFGLHADGPFGGQGGSSYDARDGEEKVKHVDVWTAKYGDANYDVIGAIDFRFQNGYSTGRIGGRDPAVPLSGPYPFDFMDDEGIDDMYVFAGDGEGFVNGLEFHTNFDRRFKVGGSEGRPNHLRGPDLGAKGEWAGATGRDNLHGADAVVDNMILYFKE; this is encoded by the coding sequence ATGAATACCTTCGGCTTACATGCAGACGGACCCTTTGGTGGGCAGGGCGGCAGTTCCTACGATGCcagagatggtgaagagAAAGTCAAGCATGTCGATGTATGGACCGCAAAATACGGGGACGCCAACTACGATGTTATTGGAGCGATCGATTTCCGGTTCCAAAACGGCTATTCGACTGGTAGAATCGGCGGAAGGGATCCCGCCGTCCCACTTTCCGGTCCATATCCATTCGATtttatggatgatgaaggaataGATGACATGTACGTCTTCGCTGGAGATGGCGAGGGCTTTGTCAATGGGCTCGAATTCCACACCAACTTTGACAGAAGGTTCAAAGTTGGCGGGAGTGAGGGTCGCCCAAACCATCTGCGGGGTCCCGATCTTGGTGCAAAGGGTGAATGGGCTGGCGCTACGGGCAGAGACAACTTACACGGTGCTGATGCCGTTGTGGACAACATGATTCTATATTTCAaggagtga
- a CDS encoding uncharacterized protein (COG:S;~EggNog:ENOG410Q2DN;~TransMembrane:6 (o26-50i57-80o86-108i120-143o163-181i202-227o)), whose protein sequence is MSQDVGINADGGDFSSLTSKDPIQKYVISAFAAITFYNSIELVVLCFTTFNRYHGCYFWSLLVTSASLIPHCVGYLLFIFSSISPYVPVSLIIPTWITIVTGHSLVLWSRLHLLVQSQKLLQGLLYMIIIDCIVFQIPTTVLLYGSLSDTPHFARGYDIMERIQLVAFCVQEFILSGIYVWETIKMLRLRPERPRFIILTQLLVINVLILILDVAVVAIEYAGYYALQVMFKPVAYSVKLKLEYAILGRLVQIAQGASSDPDPLSPGSRGFNITASGFDHSGSNNGGVTVVRQVNSGPLVRRWSGQTHESVGYC, encoded by the coding sequence ATGTCGCAGGATGTCGGTATCAACGCAGATGGCGGCGATTTCTCATCGCTCACCTCAAAAGACCCGATCCAGAAATATGTCATTTCCGCCTTTGCGGCCATTACCTTCTACAATTCGATAGAGCTCGTGGTGCTTTGTTTCACGACTTTCAACAGATATCATGGGTGTTATTTCTGGAGTTTACTCGTCACCTCGGCGAGCCTCATCCCCCACTGCGTGGGATACCTGCTCTTTATCTTCTCGTCCATTTCTCCTTATGTGCCTGTGTCCTTGATTATCCCTACCTGGATTACCATAGTTACTGGTCATTCCCTCGTCCTTTGGTCGCGATTGCACCTCCTTGTACAATCGCAGAAGTTGCTGCAGGGCCTCCTGTACATGATTATCATCGACTGCATCGTCTTCCAAATCCCAACAACAGTCCTGCTGTATGGGTCACTATCAGATACACCCCACTTCGCCAGGGGTTACGACATTATGGAGCGGATCCAGCTCGTCGCCTTTTGCGTCCAGGAGTTCATCCTTTCCGGTATTTATGTGTGGGAAACCATCAAGATGCTGCGCCTTCGTCCCGAGAGGCCACGGTTCATTATCCTCACTCAATTGCTTGTTATCAACGtcctcattctcattctgGACGTGGCAGTCGTCGCCATTGAGTACGCCGGGTATTATGCGCTGCAGGTTATGTTTAAACCTGTCGCGTATAGCGTCAAGCTCAAGTTGGAATATGCTATCCTGGGCCGGCTGGTTCAGATTGCTCAAGGAGCCAGTTCCGATCCGGATCCATTATCACCAGGCTCTCGCGGGTTCAATATCACGGCATCTGGGTTTGACCATTCGGGTAGTAATAATGGAGGTGTCACAGTCGTCCGACAGGTAAACTCGGGACCGTTGGTCAGGCGATGGTCTGGACAGACTCATGAGAGCGTCGGTTATTGTTAG
- a CDS encoding uncharacterized protein (CAZy:GH28;~COG:G;~EggNog:ENOG410PNPK;~InterPro:IPR000743,IPR012334,IPR006626,IPR011050;~PFAM:PF00295;~SECRETED:SignalP(1-18);~go_function: GO:0004650 - polygalacturonase activity [Evidence IEA];~go_process: GO:0005975 - carbohydrate metabolic process [Evidence IEA]) — translation MVILSASGLAILAGLSLAASAVPSLQKNGTTCTVIPLGNGQDDVPNILSAVDQCGQTSGGRIVLPAPYTYRINQRMTTHLTDSRLEIGGTLLFSDNIDYWVNNSYRVDFQNQSSAWRITGHDYVVDGGPYQGGVDGNGQLWYTWAKGGSNVFGRPMPVHVFQSTRATLRNLAIRQPQFWAVLVDSSSHINLDNFYVNATNHDFSVSPEGEWVQNTDGIDTYRSDHITITNWIYQGGDDAVAFKGNSTNIHVENVTVYGGPGIAFGSLGQYPDRTDIVENVTVRNVQVQPSYQRAMNSGVYFKSWIGVNYGDPPNGGGGGHGYVRNVTVENLRLKDVQLPVYIDTCLSYLFSENITQYCDTSTYEFNDLHFKNISGNGLATVTDYPGKNISFAVSLLCSEKAPCTDLTFQNINIKLPANYTGKDVLCENAEVQGLRCNT, via the exons ATGGTGATTTTGTCGGCTAGTGGTCTTGCCATTCTCGCAGGCTTGAGTCTTGCTGCTTCGGCCGTACCTTCTCTCCAGAAGAATGGCACCACCTGCACCGTCATCCCTTTAGGAAATGGGCAGGATGACGTCCCCAACATCCTTTCGGCAGTCGACCAATGTGGTCAGACCTCTGGAGGAAGAATTGTCCTCCCCGCGCCGTATACCTACCGAATTAACCAGCGGATGACAACTCATCTGACTGATTCTCGACTTGAGATCGGTGGCACGCTTCTCTTCAGCGACAATATCGATTACTGGGTGAACAACTCCTATCGGGTGGACTTTCAGAACCAGTCAAGTGCCTGGCGTATCACAGGCCATGACTATGTTGTGGATGGAGGTCCTTATCAAGGCGGAGTTGATGGGAATGGGCAGCTGTGGTACACTTGGGCCAAGGGAGGTAGCAATGTCTTTGGACGACCGATGCCAGTGCATGTGTTCCAGTCGACGCGAGCAACCCTTCGTAATCTGGCGATCCGACAGCCCCAGTTCTGGGCCGTTCTTGTCGATTCCTCTTCCCATATCAACCTTGATAACTTTTACGTTAATGCCACAAACCATGACTTCTCGGTGAGCCCAGAGGGCGAATGGGTGCAGAATACGGACGGGATCGATACCTACCGGTCCGACcatatcaccatcaccaactggATATATCAAGGCGGAGATGATGCAGTGGCTTTCAAGGGAAATTCTACGAACATCCATGTGGAGAATGTCACGGTTTACGGCGGGCCGGGTATTGCTTTTGGTTCGCTGGGACAATACCCCGACCGGACGGATATTGTGGAGAACGTGACGGTTCGGAATGTTCAA GTACAACCGTCCTATCAACGGGCGATGAATTCCGGGGTCTACTTCAAAAGCTG GATTGGGGTCAACTATGGCGATCCTCCaaatggtggtggaggcggcCATGGATACGTGCGCAACGTGACAGTCGAGAACCTTCGACTCAAGGATGTCCAATTACCTGTGTATATTGACACCTG TCTGAGCTACCTTTTCAGTGAAAACATCACGCAGTACTGTGACACTTCGACGTATGAATTCAATGATCTAcattttaagaatattagtGGAAATGGACTCGCAACGGTGACGGATTATCCGGGGAAGAACATCAGCTTCGCCGTGTCTTTGCTTTGTTCCGAAAAGGCACCGTGTACGGACCTCACCTTTCAGAACATCAACATTAAGCTTCCCGCGAACTATACTGGCAAAGATGTACTGTGCGAGAATGCAGAGGTGCAGGGCCTCCGATGCAATACATAA
- a CDS encoding protoglobin family protein (COG:S;~EggNog:ENOG410PIKX;~InterPro:IPR012292;~PFAM:PF11563;~go_function: GO:0019825 - oxygen binding [Evidence IEA];~go_function: GO:0020037 - heme binding [Evidence IEA]), with translation MSEPGYHAENHPRHVDRKALYTDLEARIDYLQKFLDFNADDVATLVRGAKYVKALAPTVVDKVYMKLLEFDITARVFRTRNTAVEEEPDDYPTLNSPAVQRRRQFLRWYMTKLCSDPTKPEFWRYLNQVGRMHYGKERLHSLNVEYIHIGACLGFIQDIVMEAVLTYEKLTLPFRIALVRALGKVIWIQNDLFARWRLHDGEEFEEEIESSHKQQEAAPQVTPKPSSTYLRTDGSSCVKTSTASSTSSSEFASLFSETSSLETTPSPPTISAPTQYAQRSACPFSNGPKQGVETKVWSSAWNSGSVGSGGTRR, from the exons ATGTCTGAACCCGGCTACCATGCAGAAAACCACCCAAGGCACGTCGATCGCAAAGCCCTGTACACCGATCTAGAGGCACGGATCGATTATTTGCAGAAATTCCTTGACTTTAATGCCG ACGATGTCGCAACTCTCGTCCGGGGCGCCAAATATGTCAAGGCCCTGGCTCCTACTGTGGTGGACAAGGTGTATATGAAACTTCTAGAGTTTGATATCACGGCGCGTGTCTTCCGCACTCGGAACACTGcggtagaagaagaaccagacgACTATCCTACCCTCAATAGCCCGGCAGTTCAGCGTCGCCGTCAGTTTCTCCGCTGGTATATGACGAAATTATGTTCCGATCCAACCAAGCCTGAATTCTGGAGATACTTGAACCAAGTCGG ACGCATGCACTATGGGAAGGAACGGCTACACTCGTTGAATGTCGAGTACATCCATATCGGCGCCTGCCTTGGCTTCATCCAAGACATCGTCATGGAGGCAGTTCTGACATACGAAAAGCTCACGCTGCCGTTCCGGATAGCGCTAGTCCGAGCTCTGGGCAAGGTGATATGGATTCAGAACGATCTCTTTGCGCGGTGGCGTCTTCATGACGGGGAAGAGttcgaagaagagattgaGTCGTCGCATAAGCAACAAGAAGCTGCTCCTCAAGTCACACCTAAGCCCAGCTCGACATACTTGCGAACCGATGGATCGTCTTGCGTGAAGACCTCGACAGCCAGCTCGACGTCCTCTTCCGAATTTGCCAGTCTCTTTTCGGAAACGTCATCGCTCGAGAccactccatctccacccacCATTTCAGCCCCCACGCAATATGCGCAACGGTCGGCGTGTCCGTTCTCTAACGGCCCCAAGCAAGGCGTCGAGACCAAGGTCTGGTCTAGCGCGTGGAATTCCGGATCCGTCGGATCTGGAGGCACTCGACGCTAG
- a CDS encoding uncharacterized protein (COG:S;~EggNog:ENOG410Q2Y6): protein MILRRASTLSRPLVLRPAYSARVCYYHPPDVHSTKGEEFFIPPSYPDNLEDTPSLVKKPEKDMGHWEEIHATSSETSVKADRGDIDIQQQKQQRTTTRDLDKDLGEEEPPKLDEM from the exons ATGATCCTCAGACGAGCTTCCACTCTCAGTCGTCCTCTCGTCCTTCGTCCGGCCTATTCCGCCCGCGTGTGCTACTACCATCCGCCTGATGTACATAGCAccaagggagaggagt TCTTCATCCCCCCTTCCTACCCAGACAACTTAGAAGATACTCCCAGTCTCGTCAAAAAGCCAGAAAAGGACATGGGCCACTGGGAAGAGATCCATGCTACTTCTAGTGAGACCTCG GTGAAAGCCGACCGTGGCGATATCGATatccagcagcagaagcagcagcggaCGACTACTCGGGATCTGGATAAGGATCTAGGGGAGGAAGAACCGCCGAAGCTGGATGAGATGTGA
- a CDS encoding uncharacterized protein (COG:G;~EggNog:ENOG410PVSU;~InterPro:IPR020846,IPR005828,IPR036259;~TransMembrane:5 (o69-92i99-121o127-146i167-187o193-214i);~go_component: GO:0016021 - integral component of membrane [Evidence IEA];~go_function: GO:0022857 - transmembrane transporter activity [Evidence IEA];~go_process: GO:0055085 - transmembrane transport [Evidence IEA]), protein MDIQFVLEEEQKDGPFRVKELFTWGEVQNLRRLFITITIELGQQFTGSNMINYYGPVMFQETMNMSRNLSLILGGAMQCTYLVGSAIPVFLMDRYGRRTLLMVCSAGLCLCFVMVSILLSLDREDCAYGATVFIFIFQIFYGVGWLPVPWFYPAELNTTRVRTRMQAIASGWNWMAVFAVVKITPIAFDNIGWRTFVIFAVLNAVFIPMVYFFYPETKGLELEDIPLLFHKGGITGGVFTSKGGRTVTPGQHALEARVDQKVEGTVQQVEHA, encoded by the exons ATGGACATCCAGTtcgtgctggaggaggaacaaaAGGACGGTCCGTTCCGGGTCAAGGAGCTATTCACCTGGGGCGAAGTACAGAACCTCCGACGTCTAtttatcaccatcaccattgaATTAGGGCAACAATTCACGGGATCCAACATGATTAATTACTACGGTCCAGTCATGTTTCAAGAAACGATGAATATGAGTCGGAATTTGTCGCTTATCCTCGGCGGCGCTATGCAATGCACCTACCTGGTCGGCTCGGCAATCCCGGTGTTTCTGATGGACCGGTACGGCCGACGGACCCTGCTAATGGTATGCTCAGCGGGCTTGTGTCTATGCTTCGTTATGGTATCGATTCTGCTCTCATTAGACCGCGAGGACTGTGCCTACGGAGCcaccgtcttcatcttcatcttccagatcttctACGGAGTCGGCTGGCTACCCGTCCCGTGGTTCTACCCGGCCGAGCTGAACACAACGCGAGTACGGACGCGAATGCAGGCCATCGCGTCCGGATGGAACTGGATGGCCGTGTTTGCCGTGGTGAAGATCACTCCGATTGCATTTG ACAACATCGGCTGGCGCACCTTTGTCATTTTTGCGGTATTGAACGCCGTCTTCATTCCCATGGTGTACTTCTTCTACCCGGAGACCAAGGGTCTTGAGCTGGAGGATATACCCTTGCTCTTCCACAAGGGTGGAATCACCGGAGGTGTGTTTACCTCGAAGGGTGGTCGGACTGTCACACCGGGACAGCATGCGCTGGAAGCTCGCGTTGACCAGAAGGTCGAGGGCACGGTGCAGCAAGTAGAGCACGCATAG
- a CDS encoding uncharacterized protein (COG:G;~EggNog:ENOG410PVSU;~InterPro:IPR005829,IPR005828,IPR020846,IPR036259, IPR003663;~TransMembrane:6 (i12-30o60-79i86-106o112-132i144-162o182-202i);~go_component: GO:0016020 - membrane [Evidence IEA];~go_component: GO:0016021 - integral component of membrane [Evidence IEA];~go_function: GO:0022857 - transmembrane transporter activity [Evidence IEA];~go_process: GO:0055085 - transmembrane transport [Evidence IEA]) — MRLWKHDFRGRALIIAITMASCQAFLLLGFDQGVMSGIVGADNRFARDFNNPDAAMQGNITGLYDIGCVVGSIICYFIGERMGRRTMLMMGGFIMIIGTVILASSYTIAQLLVGRIVTGLGNGMNSSTAPVYQSECSPAEYRGALLTLQGTVTILGVVIAYWMDYGTSFTDSSYEWRLPLAFQAVFAICLILQVVGLPKVLVGWSNMTDTMKPALW, encoded by the exons ATGCGTCTTTGGAAACATGACTTTCGGGGCAGGGCCCTGATCATTGCCATTACCATGGCCTCTTGCCAGGCCTTTCTCTTGCTGGGGTTTGACcaag GTGTCATGTCCGGCATTGTGGGCGCGGATAATCGCTTCGCCCGCGACTTCAACAACCCTGACGCAGCGATGCAGGGTAATATCACCGGTCTGTACGATATCGGCTGCGTGGTCGGGTCCATCATCTGCTACTTCATCGGTGAGAGAATGGGTCGACGAAccatgctgatgatgggcgggttcatcatgatcatcggGACCGTCATCCTCGCTTCCTCCTACACAATAGCACAGCTGCTGGTCGGCCGAATCGTTACCGGGCTGGGCAACGGAATGAACTCTTCCACCGCCCCAGTCTACCAGAGTGAATGTTCTCCAGCAGAATACCGTGGTGCCCTGCTCACCTTGCAGGGAACTGTCACTATCCTGGGCGTGGTGATCGCCTACTG GATGGACTACGGCACCAGCTTTACTGATTCCTCCTATGAATGGCGCCTCCCCCTCGCATTCCAGGCCGTCTTCGCTATATGCCTCATCTTGCAGGTGGTCGGCCTCCCGAAAGTCCTCGTTGGCTGGTCCAACATGACCGACACGATGAAGCCCGCGCTGTGGTAG
- a CDS encoding glycoside hydrolase family 11 protein (CAZy:GH11;~COG:G;~EggNog:ENOG410PK7J;~InterPro:IPR001137,IPR013319,IPR013320,IPR033123, IPR018208;~PFAM:PF00457;~SECRETED:SignalP(1-19);~go_function: GO:0004553 - hydrolase activity, hydrolyzing O-glycosyl compounds [Evidence IEA];~go_process: GO:0005975 - carbohydrate metabolic process [Evidence IEA]) has protein sequence MVAYSSLLLALSAASSAVALPNGKALLDMAKRSLTSSAEGESNGYFYSFWTNGEGDVTYTNGDGGEYTVEWTDCGNFVAGKGWNPGSAQAVTYSGSWETDANAYLSVYGWTTSPLVEFYIVDKYGDYDPSSGLTELGTVDSDDGTYKIYQTTREDADSIEGTATFKQYWSVRTEGRIGGTVTTQNHFDAWENLGLELGTFNYMIVATEGYESSGSATITVDASSDSTEESC, from the exons ATGGTCGCCTACtcgtctcttctcctcgctcTTTCGGCTGCCTCGAGCGCCGTCGCTCTCCCCAACGGCAAGGCCCTGCTGGACATGGCCAAGCGCAGCCTTACTTCATCCGCGGAAGGTGAGAGCAACGGCTACTTCTACTCCTTCTGGACCAACGGTGAGGGCGATGTGACCTACACCAACGGCGACGGTGGTGAATACACCGTTGAGTGGACCGACTGTGGTAACTTCGTGGCCGGCAAGGGTTGGAACCCTGGCAGTGCTCA GGCCGTTACCTACAGCGGATCATGGGAAACCGACGCCAACGCCTATCTGTCCGTCTACGGCTGGACCACCTCTCCCCTGGTCGAATTCTACATCGTCGACAAGTACGGTGACTACGACCCCTCCTCTGGCCTGACCGAGCTCGGCACCGTCGACAGCGACGACGGAACCTACAAGATCTACCAGACCACCCGCGAGGACGCCGACTCGATCGAGGGCACTGCTACCTTCAAGCAGTACTGGTCCGTGCGCACTGAGGGCCGTATCGGTGGAACCGTTACCACTCAGAACCACTTCGATGCCTGGGAGAACCTTGGTCTGGAGCTTGGTACCTTCAACTACATGATCGTCGCCACCGAGGGATACGAGAGCAGCGGGTCTGCCACTATCACCGTTGATGCCTCTTCTGACAGCACTGAGGAGAGCTGCTAA
- a CDS encoding uncharacterized protein (COG:Q;~EggNog:ENOG410PUVH;~InterPro:IPR013154,IPR013149,IPR036291,IPR011032, IPR020843;~PFAM:PF00107,PF08240;~go_function: GO:0016491 - oxidoreductase activity [Evidence IEA];~go_process: GO:0055114 - oxidation-reduction process [Evidence IEA]) codes for MKAIQIQKYNEPYHVSEVPVPHPMPHQVLVRIKAAGFCHTDLMALNGEFETRVPFIGSHEPAGIIEEVGSQVTGFQKGDRVGCINFDSVCGKCPDCKAGRPIYCDAPMMKGITADGAWAEYMVADARFVVKIPDDMEFKVAAPLMCAGISIYGGIVRANVPQGGSIGIVGIGGLGHIGTQVAKCMGYKVAAIDVKQSALDAVASYEHKPDVSILATDSVEESQEKINKAMSGDYPGLDATVLATDHPSAFELAAALTRKHGTMVLLGQPEKGITMSYHTVIYKDITLVGSLIADTAAAQAFIQLFHEYKLHVEVKEWKLEQAEQMRQEYLTGKSNGKNVIVID; via the exons ATGAAAGCGATCCAAATCCAAAAATACAACGAGCCATACCATGTGTCCGAGGTGCCTGTCCCTCACCCAATGCCGCATCAGGTATTAGTACGCATCAAGGCTGCTGGGTTCTGTCATACCGATTTGATGGCTCTAAACGGCGAATTTGAAACTCGGGTACCGTTTATCGGATCGCATGAGCCGGCGGGGATAATTGAGGAGGTTGGCTCTCAGGTCACAGGTTTCCAGAAAGGCGACCGGGTCGGCTGTATCAATTTTGACAGTGTCTGTG GAAAATGTCCGGACTGTAAGGCTGGTCGTCCTATCTATTGCGATGCCCCGATGATGAAGGGTATCACTGCTGATGGAGCGTGGGCCGAATACATGGTTGC GGATGCTCGATTTGTGGTGAAAATACCAGATGATATGGAATTTAAAGTGGCAGCACCTCTGATGTGCGCCGGGATTAGCATCTACGGCGGCATAGTCCGAGCCAATGTGCCCCAAGGCGGCTCTATCGGCATTGTCGGGATTGGAGGTCTAGGTCATATTGGTACCCAGGTTGCCAAGTGCATG GGCTACAAGGTCGCGGCAATTGATGTCAAGCAGTCAGCTCTGGATGCAGTGGCATCCTACGAGCACAAGCCTGACGTATCCATTCTGGCCACTGATTCAGTGGAAGAGTCCCaagagaagatcaacaaggctATGTCTGGCGACTATCCAGGCCTTGATGCGACCGTCTTAGCCACGGATCATCCATCGGCCTTTGAATTAGCGGCTGCCCTTACGCGGAAGCACGGTACGATGGTTCTGCTTGGTCAGCCCGAAAAGGGGATAACCATGTCATACCACACGGTCATCTACAAGGATATCACGTTGGTAGGCTCCTTGATTGCCGACACAGCTGCTGCGCAGGCGTTCATTCAGTTATTCCACGAATACAAGCTGCACGTGGAAGTCAAGGAGTGGAAGCTGGAGCAGGCAGAGCAGATGAGGCAGGAGTACTTGACTGGAAAGTCGAATGGCAAAAATGTCATTGTTATCGACTGA
- a CDS encoding LysM peptidoglycan-binding domain-containing protein (COG:S;~EggNog:ENOG410PSHX;~InterPro:IPR018392,IPR036779;~PFAM:PF01476;~SECRETED:SignalP(1-19)) → MKAFSQSLLALSLASVAVAAASCNTSALNTTTYNYYITVDGTTVFDVARATNRGVCDIGRQNLMADVTIVPNVGEYFIIPPEVCEPDNTSCLLPNINATRTCIYGGPRLYYTVRGDTYEVIARRLNITVESLMHVDGPSNETLTNPISPTAELDVGQFIKVPQCDPSQCVIQPYVFKWGVYKDLAEKYGTTVGQIMMMSPTYNYSSLAFSPEGMYPPINLPINCTALSNNMTTLD, encoded by the coding sequence ATGAAGGCTTTCAGTCAATCGCTTTTGGCTCTCTCGCTTGCATCAGTGGCTGTTGCAGCAGCATCTTGCAACACATCGGCCCTGAACACGACcacttataattattatatcacGGTGGATGGCACAACAGTCTTTGATGTTGCACGTGCCACAAATCGCGGTGTCTGTGACATTGGCCGCCAAAATCTCATGGCGGATGTAACTATTGTTCCCAATGTGGGCGAGTACTTCATCATCCCTCCCGAGGTGTGCGAGCCAGACAATACATCCTGTCTCTTGCCAAACATCAATGCTACACGCACCTGTATCTACGGCGGGCCTCGTCTCTACTACACTGTTCGGGGAGACACCTACGAAGTGATTGCCCGCCGACTGAACATCACGGTGGAATCACTGATGCACGTGGATGGGCCTTCAAATGAGACTTTAACAAATCCTATTTCCCCGACGGCGGAGTTGGATGTTGGTCAGTTTATCAAGGTGCCTCAATGCGATCCCAGCCAGTGTGTCATCCAGCCTTACGTCTTCAAATGGGGTGTGTACAAGGACCTTGCAGAGAAGTACGGCACTACAGTGGGCcaaatcatgatgatgagcccGACGTACAACTACAGCAGTCTGGCTTTCTCACCTGAGGGCATGTACCCTCCGATCAACCTCCCGATTAACTGCACGGCATTGTCGAACAACATGACTACCCTTgattag